The Pseudomonas fluorescens nucleotide sequence TTCATTGAGCCATTCCTCATGGGGTGTGAAGACAAGGCTCAAGTCTAGGGTGGATTTTTCTGCAGATAAGCGTGCTAATAGGCAACCTTTGGTTTTTACATGGAAACAATCCATGAGCGACCTCGATGACCTGGCGGCCTTTGCCGTGCTGATGGATGCCGGTAGCTTCACCCTGGCTGCGCAACAACTGGGTTGGAGCAAGGGGCAGTTGTCCAAGCGCATCAGTGCCCTGGAGGCCGGCCACTCGGTGAAGTTGTTGCACCGCACTACAAGGAGGCTGAGCCTGACGGCTGCCGGTGCCATGTTGCTGCCGCAGGCGCAGGCACTGGTGCGGCAAATGGAAGGGGCGCGTCAGACCCTGGCCATGCTCAAGGACGAACTGGCGGGACCGGTGCGCATCACTGTGCCAGTGTCGTTGGGCGAGACTTTTTTCGAAGGATTGCTGCTGGAGTTCGCCAGCCGCTACCCGGATTTGCAGGTGGAGCTTGAGCTGAACAATGGCTACCGCGACCTCCTGGGCGACGGCTTCGACCTTGCGATTCGAACCGAAGTCCAGGATGACGCACGCCTGGTCGCCCGCCCGGTGCTGGCCATGCAGGAGCTGACCTGTGCCAGCCCGGCCTATCTGCAGCGCCATGGTGAACCGAAAGTGCCAAGTGAGTTGAGCGGCCATCGCTGCCTGCTCAACAGCCATTACAGCGGCCGTGAAGAGTGGTTGTATCACCAGCAGCACGAACTGTTGCGGGTGCAGGTGGCTGGCAGCTTTGCCAGCAATCATTACAGCCTGCTGAAAAAAGCGGCACTGCTGGGCGCCGGGGTTGCCCGTCTGCCGTCGTACATGCTGCATGCAGAGCTGGCTGACGGCCGCTTGCAGTGGCTACTGCGCGACTATCAGACGCGCAGCGTGCCGTTGTTTCTGGTGCACCCCTATCAGGGCGGGATGCCCCAGCGGGTCCAGGTACTGGCCGATTACCTGCTGGCCTGGTTCAGGCGCAGCAGCCAGGCGCTGCGGACCCTCTAGGGTTTACATCTTGTCGTCGTGCATTTCGTTTTTCATCATCTTGTCGTTCTTTTCCATCTTCTTGTCCTTGCTCATGTCCATCTTCTTGTCGTCGGCCATTTTCTTGTCCATTTTCATGTCCTTGTCCATGCTCGCTTCCTTGCTCATTTTCATGTCGTCGGCGGCGTGGACCGCAGGCAGGAACGCCAGGGCCGAGCCCAGGGAAAGGATGAGTGCGGCGGCGCTGAGGGTCTTGTTCATGCTGAAACTCCAGTAGTAAGGGGAGGTGAGAGCCAGCGGTTCTGGCTCACCTGCAGCACTAGAGTCCCTTGCCCTGGAGGTGTTACAGCGGGCAAGAAAAAAGGCCCGAAGGCCTTTTTTCATTTGTTGCAGTGCAATGCTCAGCCACCCAGGTAAGCGTCGCGAACCTTGGGGTCGGTCAACAGCGCTTCACCGGTACCTTCCATCACCACCCGGCCGTTTTCCAGCACATAGGCGCGGTCGGCGACTTTCAGCGCCTGGTTGGCGTTCTGTTCGACCAGGAACACCGTCACGCCATCGCGGCGCAGTTGCTCGATGATGTCGAAGATCTGCTGGATGATGATCGGTGCCAGGCCCAGCGATGGCTCGTCGAGCAACAGCAACTTGGGCTTGCTCATCAGCGCCCGGCCGATGGCGAGCATCTGCTGTTCGCCGCCCGACATGGTGCCGCCACGCTGGCTGAAGCGCTCCTTCAGGCGCGGGAACAGTTGCAGGACCTTGTCCATCTGCTCCTGGTAATCGCCTTTATTGGTGAAGAATCCGCCCATGGCCAGGTTCTCTTCCACGGTCAGGCGGGCGAACACGCGGCGGCCCTCAGGGACCACCGCGATGCTCTTGCGCATGATGTGCGAGGACGGCTGGCCGACCAGTTCTTCCCCCAGGTACTTGATGCTGCCACTGTGCGCCTGGGGCGAACCGCAGAGGGTCATCAGCAGGGTGGATTTACCCGCGCCGTTGGCGCCGATCAAGGTGACGATTTCGCCCTGGCGGATCTCGACGTTGACGCTGTGCAGTGCCTGGATCTTGCCGTAGAAGGTGGAAACGTTTTCGAACTGCAGCATTTACGCTTCCCCCAGGTAGGCTTTGATCACTTCAGGGTTGTCGCGGATCTGTTCCGGCGTACCGTCGGCCAGGGGCGTGCCCTGGTTGATCACCACGATGTGGTCGGAGATGCTCATGACCAGCTTCATGTCGTGCTCGATCAGCAGCACGGTGACGTTGTGCTCTTCACGCAGCACGCTGATCAGCGCCTTGAGGTCTTCGGTCTCTTTCGGGTTCAGGCCTGCCGCCGGCTCGTCGAGCATGAGGATCCGCGGACGGGTCATCATGCAGCGGGCGATCTCCAGGCGCCGTTGCTGACCGTAGGCCAGGGTGCCGGCGGTACGGTTGGCGAACTCGGTGAGGTTGACCTTGTCCAGCCAGAACTGCGCGAAGTCCATGGCTTCGCGCTCGCTGCGGCGAAAGCCCGGGGTTTTCAGCAGGCCGGCAAGGAAGTTGGTATTCAGGTGCCGGTGCTGGGCGATCAGCAGGTTTTCCAGGGCGGTCATCTCTTTGAACAGACGCACGTTCTGGAAGGTCCGCACCACGCCCTTGCGAGCGATCTGATGGCCGGCCAGGCCCTGGATCGGCTGGCCGTCGAGCAGGATGCTGCCGGCGCTCGGCTTGTAGAAGCCGGTCAGGCAGTTGAACACCGTGGTCTTGCCGGCGCCGTTCGGGCCGATCAACGCCACCACCTGTTTTTCCTTGACGGTCAGGGCCACGCCGTTGACCGCCAACAAGCCGCCGAAGCGCATGCTCAGGCCGCTGACTTGCAGAATTTCGCGGCTCATCGACGCAGCTCCATATGTGGACGTTGCATAGGCAGCAGGCCCTGCGGACGCCAGATCATCATCAATACCATCAGCGCACCGAACATCAACATGCGGTATTCGCTGAATTCACGCATCAGTTCAGGCAGAAGGATCATCACGATGGCCGCCAGAATCACGCCCAACTGAGAGCCCATGCCACCCAACACGACGATGGCGAGGATGATGGCCGATTCGATGAAGGTGAACGACTCCGGTGTCACCAGGCCCTGGCGCGCAGCGAAGAAGCTGCCGGCGAAACCGGCGAAGCAGGCACCCAGGGTGAACGCTGAAAGCTTGATCACGGTAGGGTTCAGACCCAACGCGCGGCAGGCGATCTCGTCTTCACGCAGGGCTTCCCAGGCACGACCGATCGGCATGCGCAGCAGGCGGTTGATCACGAACAGCGCGAGCAGTGCCAGCAGCAGCGCCACCAGGTAGAGGAATATCACCTTGTTGATCGAGTTGTACTGCAGGCCGAAGAACTCGTGGAAGGTCTGCATGCCCTCGGCGGCCTTGCGTTCGAAGGTCAGGCCGAAGAAGGTCGGTTTCTCGATGTTGCTGATCCCGTTTGGACCGCCGGTAAGACCGGTGAGGTTACGCAGGAACAGGCGGATGATCTCACCAAAACCCAGGGTCACGATGGCCAGGTAGTCACCGCGCAGACGCAGTACCGGGAAACCGAGCAGGAAGCCGAAGGTCGCCGCCATCAGGCCGGCGATCGGCAGGCAGATCCAGAAGCTCAGGCCGTAGTAGTGCGACAGCAGGGCGTAGCTGTAGGCGCCGACGGCGTAGAAGCCGACATAACCCAGGTCGAGCAGGCCCGCCAGGCCGACCACGATGTTCAGGCCCAGGCCCAGCAACACGTAGATCAGGATCAGGGTGGCGATGTCGACCGCGCCGCGCGAGCCGAAGAACGGCCAGACCAGGGCAACCATGATCAGGCCGAGGATTATCCAGCGCTGGGTCTTGGGCAGGGTCAGGAAGTTGCTTACCGCCGGCGAGATCAGCTTGCGATCGGAGCGCCGATGGGTAACCGCGCTCCACTGCTTGTCGAACAGCACACGCAGGAACATCAGCACCGAGCACACGGCAATCACCGTGATGGTGAATGGCCCCTGGCTGTGAACGATCAGGTTGATGCCATCGATGCTGAGTTTGAGTCCCAGTACCGGGAA carries:
- a CDS encoding ABC transporter ATP-binding protein; the protein is MLQFENVSTFYGKIQALHSVNVEIRQGEIVTLIGANGAGKSTLLMTLCGSPQAHSGSIKYLGEELVGQPSSHIMRKSIAVVPEGRRVFARLTVEENLAMGGFFTNKGDYQEQMDKVLQLFPRLKERFSQRGGTMSGGEQQMLAIGRALMSKPKLLLLDEPSLGLAPIIIQQIFDIIEQLRRDGVTVFLVEQNANQALKVADRAYVLENGRVVMEGTGEALLTDPKVRDAYLGG
- the livG gene encoding high-affinity branched-chain amino acid ABC transporter ATP-binding protein LivG → MSREILQVSGLSMRFGGLLAVNGVALTVKEKQVVALIGPNGAGKTTVFNCLTGFYKPSAGSILLDGQPIQGLAGHQIARKGVVRTFQNVRLFKEMTALENLLIAQHRHLNTNFLAGLLKTPGFRRSEREAMDFAQFWLDKVNLTEFANRTAGTLAYGQQRRLEIARCMMTRPRILMLDEPAAGLNPKETEDLKALISVLREEHNVTVLLIEHDMKLVMSISDHIVVINQGTPLADGTPEQIRDNPEVIKAYLGEA
- a CDS encoding LysR family transcriptional regulator; the protein is MSDLDDLAAFAVLMDAGSFTLAAQQLGWSKGQLSKRISALEAGHSVKLLHRTTRRLSLTAAGAMLLPQAQALVRQMEGARQTLAMLKDELAGPVRITVPVSLGETFFEGLLLEFASRYPDLQVELELNNGYRDLLGDGFDLAIRTEVQDDARLVARPVLAMQELTCASPAYLQRHGEPKVPSELSGHRCLLNSHYSGREEWLYHQQHELLRVQVAGSFASNHYSLLKKAALLGAGVARLPSYMLHAELADGRLQWLLRDYQTRSVPLFLVHPYQGGMPQRVQVLADYLLAWFRRSSQALRTL
- a CDS encoding high-affinity branched-chain amino acid ABC transporter permease LivM, which encodes MNKNLKQAFFSALLVWAVAFPVLGLKLSIDGINLIVHSQGPFTITVIAVCSVLMFLRVLFDKQWSAVTHRRSDRKLISPAVSNFLTLPKTQRWIILGLIMVALVWPFFGSRGAVDIATLILIYVLLGLGLNIVVGLAGLLDLGYVGFYAVGAYSYALLSHYYGLSFWICLPIAGLMAATFGFLLGFPVLRLRGDYLAIVTLGFGEIIRLFLRNLTGLTGGPNGISNIEKPTFFGLTFERKAAEGMQTFHEFFGLQYNSINKVIFLYLVALLLALLALFVINRLLRMPIGRAWEALREDEIACRALGLNPTVIKLSAFTLGACFAGFAGSFFAARQGLVTPESFTFIESAIILAIVVLGGMGSQLGVILAAIVMILLPELMREFSEYRMLMFGALMVLMMIWRPQGLLPMQRPHMELRR